ATGACAAACAACGTTGCCTGCGTGAATCAAACGCACTTTAAGTACTGCATGGACTCAACTCCCGTTGATAATGGCATTTTGTACTGTGGAGCTGGCAACGTCTGCACGGATTTGGCCATAATCTGTGTAGATGAGTCAGTTGCTTCGCCAGTTTGCACAGATGAAGATGTCGACTGCAGGTCTTGCGATGGCTCCTCGCTGTTTGTCTGCACCAGTCAAACGACCTTCCAAATGTGCAACGGCACAGCGTTGACTGGCGATGCTCTCACTTGCCCCACGGACACTTATTGCTCCATCGATTCCGGCGAATTCTGCGTCAAGGAATGCAAATTGCCCAATGGCAAATTCGAGTGCAATCAAGTGGCAGCCTAAACTAgattaaatcaaaacaaaaatgtaatgcaatagtacacaaatttgaaaataaataaatattaaatagagtaacttaaaaatatgaattaagtGAAATAATTAAGGGATATATagaggagagagcgagagagagagagagagagagagagagagagagagagagggagagatagagtttattatttcaagtattaaattttatttgcttcccaatttttttatctatattttgaattttttattcttgattgctacatattatgttttattatccTAAAATCCCTACCTTCTCGTATGTATAAAATTCTTAACCATAGTTCATATTTCATGGGTACTTGTAAAGCTCTTAAACTTACCAggaaatcataaaattatCTGTTTTAAAATTGTGATGAATGTTAATAGCCCACATTATttctcttttaatatttaaatattaatatatagtattttaaaatgtattattctTCGAGCTACTCAAATtgaagcgtaattttgaagatAGAGTCCAATGTTTAGGTacagacaataataacaatagtactTATGATTcgtaaaatcgaataacaaatttaGAAGTAATTTTCTGTTTTGGCTGAGAATCTGATATATTTGGACCTCTATCGTATATTTCGAGTATAATACttcaacgatataccaaatatggtctttggtatattttgcggtttattatttggtatatttaaaaaacaattctgcactgttttgcttttactctaaaatgggcagcgggtatctcacagtcgagaacGTTTTACTGTATCTATCTTAGTTGTTATTTTAGCTATCAaccattttataaaaaattaacattaattttttgaaagaggtgattttaaaacatatttgtatattttaattcttataataatgattttataataataattatcaaaaataattttaaaaacatatttaatttgttagttttttttattttaataaaagttatcCGAATGatcaaaacatatttattttgctagtTAAACTTTCAAATGTTTACAAATATGCTAATCCAAAGTTCATCTCAAAAGACCTCCAAATATAATTCACACGCATTTCTGCACGAGATCAGCATTAAATGAAATCTTAAGACAATATCATTTCACTGTACAAAACAATTCCAAAGAAATGAGTAAGTAGTAAGCGAGGAAGCAACAGCGACCGTGAAATGAGATTTTACTATTAAGCTTAagaataattgtaaattaaactGTTATCACAGCTGTCGTGGGGTTTTTTCGGCCAAGTTTCCGAGAGAGGAGCTGAAAATTGTGGCGTCAATAAACTTGGTCAGAATTACGCACTCGAGGCTTACAAAATGTCAATCGACGTCTGACTTTGGCAaagttacaaaataaaaataatgaaattagcTAACATTGACCCAAATCATGAAGTAACTTGACggttaatcaaattaaacgtATGAGGCAATGAGGTAGTAGTTAGTTAACTACACActctcttattattatttctattattattgttaaacaTAATTCTGTTACGAGTACGCGCTGCAACAATTTTGTCAGCACTTTCACGCTCGAATTTCTGTCGGGCCTTGCCCAACATTTAATTGATGTGGCAGGTGGCAGATGGCAGGTGGCAAATTCGCAACAGGAAGCACAACAAACGTTGACGAAACGtgaaatatttggtattatgAGTGTAAAGCAAATCCCTCTCTTCTCCCTCGCAATGCCAATGACTGCATTGGCATAGGCATTGCTTTTaccatttattgttttgttattgttacacTTTTCGtttgttgattgttttcaGGTGGCGCAtctaattgttttttgttcagcCGCTGCGTTTTGttattgcaattaatatttttagctaAAATTCACATGTTTTTTTGTCAACTAAAAAGCGCAAAGCGTCAACAAATTGCGGTCATTAAACCTATTTCCCCCACCTGggagcaaaataaattgtcaacACCATGACAGCGGCATGCCACAACAGCGTGAGGCAGCAACGCGTGCGCATCTCTCAACATGTGGAATAATCAAGTGGATATTTGTGTGCTGATCTTTTGTGGATTGTTTTTTGTCCTGGCAGCGGGCAAAGTGCCAACGAAACCGCAATCAAACAGCTGGCGTGATTTAATCTTTGGTGGCAAATGGTTTTCGTCATCGCCTCGTTTACGTGAATCTAAGTGTGCGTCTGCTTTCAGAGGATTACTCTCGATGAATTACCCATTCATCAGCTTGTTTTACTGTTCACAGTTCTGCCCATCTTTGCCTTTGTGCCCATCGGACCGAGCAGCTGTTCGGCACCTTCAGGCGAGTTCGGCAACTGCATTCCCAGCAAGGATTGCCTCGTCCGTAATGGAATTCCAGCAGGACCTTGCGGCGGAGGCTATGGCGTCTGTTGCATATGTAAGTCAAtgaatacttaatatttaaataatatataaatattcgaTATATGAATATAAGGTGGTTTGTGGAGAGTGGTTGCCTGAAGTATCTATATAACTTAAATCGcgtatttaattttgttaactTTATTCGATgctacaaatttgtaataatatgCTCTTTAAGTTAAACTATAAGTTCCATAAACTTTCACATCTACACTAGGGTGACGCAGAGTGagctcaaatattttcaaagtgTTTTTGTTGAAGCAACATATGCAAATTACTCAGTCATTTATCTGATcgatgaaatattaaaatgtcatAGTAAACATTCTGATTATTGGtctatacatttatttacttaaaaaggGAACATTTTTTTAGAAGtccattaattttttgttgttgtcagttgctacaaattgtaattcatatatatacaaatatatactcgtatacaTTAAACGTATCAGGGGAGCCACAGAAATCGGTTGCGCATGAAAATTCTTCATATTATACAGCGGAGATACAATGGcgtttaaatttttgaattccGATGATACAGTCATCTCTTCTTTGGGTtccaaaataacaaacaagaATTAAAACccttttta
This is a stretch of genomic DNA from Drosophila albomicans strain 15112-1751.03 chromosome 3, ASM965048v2, whole genome shotgun sequence. It encodes these proteins:
- the LOC117569807 gene encoding uncharacterized protein LOC117569807, translating into MRSQNLFFILAAFGCLFTVVLSQSNCNRCMTNNVACVNQTHFKYCMDSTPVDNGILYCGAGNVCTDLAIICVDESVASPVCTDEDVDCRSCDGSSLFVCTSQTTFQMCNGTALTGDALTCPTDTYCSIDSGEFCVKECKLPNGKFECNQVAA